A window of the Eulemur rufifrons isolate Redbay chromosome 6, OSU_ERuf_1, whole genome shotgun sequence genome harbors these coding sequences:
- the GNG3 gene encoding guanine nucleotide-binding protein G(I)/G(S)/G(O) subunit gamma-3, with translation MKGETPVNSTMSIGQARKMVEQLKIEASLCRIKVSKAAADLMTYCDAHACEDPLITPVPTSENPFREKKFFCALL, from the exons ATGAAAGGGGAGACCCCTGTGAACAGCACTATGAGTATTGGGCAAGCACGCAAGATGGTGGAACAGCTTAAGATTGAAGCCAGTTTGTGCCGGATAAAG GTGTCCAAGGCAGCAGCAGACCTGATGACTTACTGTGATGCCCACGCCTGTGAGGATCCCCTCATCACCCCTGTGCCCACTTCGGAGAACCCCTTCCGGGAGAAGAAGTTCTTCTGTGCCCTCCTCTGA
- the HNRNPUL2 gene encoding heterogeneous nuclear ribonucleoprotein U-like protein 2 has translation MEVKRLKVTELRSELQRRGLDSRGLKVDLAQRLQEALDAEMLEDEAGGGGAGPGGACKAEPRPVAASGGGPGGDEEEDEEEEEEDEEALLEDEDEEPPPAQASDQAAQPPPEPPEAAAMEALAEPNASEKPAEATAGSGGVNGGEEQGTGKGEEDEPEERSGDETPGSEAPGDKAAEEQGDDQDSEKSKPAGSDGERRGVKRQRDEKDEHGRAYYEFREEAYHSRSKSPPPPEEEAKDEEEDQTLVNLDTYTSDLHFQVSKDRYGGQPLFSEKFPTLWSGARSTYGVTKGKVCFEAKVTQNLPMKEGCTEVSLLRVGWSVDFSRPQLGEDEFSYGFDGRGLKAENGQFEEFGQTFGENDVIGCFANFENEEIELSFSKNGEDLGVAFRINKESLADRPLLPHVLCKNCVVELNFGQKEEPFFPPPEEFVFIHAVPVEERVRTAVPPKTIEECEVILMVGLPGSGKTQWALKYAKENPEKRYNVLGAETVLNQMRMKGLEEPEMDPKSRDILVQQASQCLSKLVQIASRTKRNFILDQCNVYNSGQRRKLLLFKTFTRKVVVVVPNEEDWKKRLELRKEVEGDDVPESIMLEMKANFSLPEKCDYMDEVTYGELEKEEAQPIVTKYKEEARKLLPPSEKRTNRRNNRNKRNRQNRSRGQGYVGGQRRGYDNRAYGQQYWGQSGNRGGYRNFYDRYRGNYDQFYRRDYEYNRYRDYYRQYNRDWQNYYYHHPQDRDRYYRNYYGYQGYR, from the exons atgGAGGTGAAGCGGCTGAAAGTGACCGAGCTGCGGTCGGAGCTGCAGCGGCGGGGCCTGGACTCGCGCGGCCTCAAAGTGGATCTGGCGCAGCGACTGCAGGAGGCGCTGGACGCCGAGATGCTCGAGGACGAGGCCGGCGGTGGCGGGGCCGGGCCCGGCGGGGCCTGCAAGGCGGAGCCTCGGCCTGTGGCCGCGTCGGGCGGCGGCCCGGGCGGGGACGAGGAGGAGgacgaagaggaggaggaggaggacgaggaggcgCTGCTTGAGGACGAGGACGAAGAGCCACCCCCTGCTCAGGCCTCGGACCAGGCCGCGCAGCCGCCGCCAGAGCCCCCGGAGGCGGCAGCCATGGAGGCCTTGGCCGAGCCCAATGCTTCCGAGAAGCCGGCGGAGGCCACGGCCGGGTCAGGTGGGGTAAATGGAGGCGAAGAGCAGGGCACCGGCAAGGGGGAGGAAGACGAGCCGGAAGAGCGGAGCGGCGACGAGACGCCAGGATCCGAAGCGCCGGGTGACAAGGCCGCAGAGGAACAGG GAGATGACCAAGATAGTGAAAAGTCAAAACCAGCAGGCTCAGATGGTGAGCGGCGGGGGGTAAAGAGACAGCGGGATGAGAAGGATGAACATGGCCGAGCTTACTATGAATTCCGAGAGGAGGCTTACCACAGCCG CTCAAAGTCTCCACCACCCCCAGAGGAAGAGGCaaaagatgaggaggaggatcAAACTCTTGTGAACCTGGACACAT ATACCTCGGATCTCCACTTTCAAGTGAGCAAAGACCGCTATGGAGGGCAGCCACTTTTCTCAGAGAAGTTTCCCACCCTTTGGTCTGGGGCAAGGAGTACTTATGGAGTGACAAAGGGAAAAGTCTGCTTTGAGGCAAAG GTCACCCAGAATCTCCCAATGAAAGAAGGCTGCACAGAGGTTTCTCTCCTTCGAGTTGGGTGGTCTGTTGATTTTTCCCGTCCACAGCTtg gtgaGGATGAATTCTCCTATGGTTTCGATGGACGAGGACTCAAAGCAGAGAATGGACAGTTTGAGGAATTTGGCCAGACTTTTGGGGAGAATGATGTCATTGGCTGCTTTGCT AATTTtgagaatgaagaaatagaactttcCTTCTCCAAGAATGGAGAAGACCTAGGTGTGGCATTCCGGATCAACAAGGAATCCTTGGCAGACCGGCCCCTTCTACCCCATGTCCTCTGCAAAAATTGTGTTGTAGAATTAAACTTTGGTCAGAAGGAAGAGCCCTTCTTCCCACCACCAGAAGAGTTTGTGTTCATCCATGCTGTGCCTGTTGAGGAGCGTGTGCGCACTGCAGTCCCTCCCAAGACCATAGAGGAGTGTGAG GTGATTCTGATGGTGGGACTGCCTGGATCTGGAAAGACCCAGTGGGCACTGAAATACGCAAAAGAAAACCCTGAGAAAAGATACAATGTCCTGGGAGCTGAGACTGTGCTCAATCAAATGAGG ATGAAAGGGCTCGAGGAGCCAGAGATGGACCCCAAAAGCCGAGACATTTTAGTTCAGCAAGCCTCCCAGTGCCTTAGTAAGCTGGTCCAGATTGCTTCCCGGACAAAGAGGAACTTCATTCTTGATCAG TGTAACGTGTACAACTCTGGTCAGCGGCGGAAGCTATTGCTATTCAAGACCTTCACTCGGAAAGTGGTGGTGGTTGTCCCTAATGAGGAAGATTGGAAGAAGAGGCTGGAGTTGAGGAAGGAAGTGGAAGGAGATGATGTGCCTGAGTCTATAATGCTGGAGATGAAAG CCAACTTCTCTTTGCCTGAAAAATGCGACTATATGGATGAGGTGACATACGGGGAGCTAGAGAAGGAGGAAGCCCAGCCCATTGTCACTAAGTACAAGGAGGAGGCAAGGAAGCTGCTGCCCCCCTCCGAGAAGCGGACAAACCGCCGAAACAACCGAAACAAGCGAAACCGGCAGAACCGAAGCCGAGGCCAAGGCTATG TGGGCGGGCAGCGCCGAGGCTACGACAACCGGGCCTACGGGCAGCAGTACTGGGGGCAGTCTGGAAACAGAGGG ggTTACCGTAATTTCTATGATCGATACAGGGGAAACTATGATCAATTCTACAGGCGAGATTATGAATACAACAGATACAGAGACTATTACAGACAATACAATCGGGAT TGGCAGAATTACTACTACCACCACCCCCAGGACAGAGACCGATACTACAGGAACTACTACGGTTACCAAGGGTATCGGTGA
- the TTC9C gene encoding tetratricopeptide repeat protein 9C isoform X1, with protein sequence MEKRLQEAQLYKEEGNQRYREGKYRDAVSRYHRALLQLRGLDPSLPSPIPNLGPQGPVLTPEQENILQTTQTDCYNNLAACLLQMEPVNYERVREYSQKVLERRPDNAKALYRAGVAFFHLQDYDQARHYLLAAVNRHPKDANVRRYLQLTQSELSSYHRKEKQLYLGMFG encoded by the exons ATGGAGAAGCGCCTGCAGGAGGCCCAGCTGTACAAGGAGGAAGGGAACCAGCGCTACCGGGAAGGGAAGTACCGAGATGCTGTGAGTAGGTACCATCGAGCTCTGCTTCAGCTGCGGGGTCTGGATCCAAGTCTGCCCTCCCCGATACCTAACCTAGGGCCTCAGGGCCCGGTTCTCACACCTGAACAAGAAAACATACTGCAAACCACCCAGACAGACTGCTACAACAATCTAGCTG CCTGTCTCCTTCAGATGGAGCCAGTAAACTACGAACGAGTGAGAGAATACAGTCAGAAAGTCCTGGAACGACGGCCTGATAATGCCAAGGCCTTGTATCGGGCTGGAGTAGCCTTTTTCCATCTGCAGGACTATGACCAAGCTCGACACTACCTCTTGGCGGCTGTCAATAGGCACCCTAAAG ATGCCAATGTCCGGCGGTATCTCCAGCTGACACAGTCTGAACTCAGCAGCTACCACAGGAAAGAGAAGCAGCTCTACCTGGGCATGTTTGGTTAA
- the TTC9C gene encoding tetratricopeptide repeat protein 9C isoform X2 — MEPVNYERVREYSQKVLERRPDNAKALYRAGVAFFHLQDYDQARHYLLAAVNRHPKDANVRRYLQLTQSELSSYHRKEKQLYLGMFG; from the exons ATGGAGCCAGTAAACTACGAACGAGTGAGAGAATACAGTCAGAAAGTCCTGGAACGACGGCCTGATAATGCCAAGGCCTTGTATCGGGCTGGAGTAGCCTTTTTCCATCTGCAGGACTATGACCAAGCTCGACACTACCTCTTGGCGGCTGTCAATAGGCACCCTAAAG ATGCCAATGTCCGGCGGTATCTCCAGCTGACACAGTCTGAACTCAGCAGCTACCACAGGAAAGAGAAGCAGCTCTACCTGGGCATGTTTGGTTAA